In Synergistales bacterium, the sequence GCCGACCTCTCCACCGGCTACATGGGCCTGGTCAAGGGAGGAAATCTGGAGCTCTACGACGGCACGGTCCGTTTCTGCGACGCCGAAGGCAGTGTGGTCTCGGAGTTCCCGCCTTCGGCGTATCTGGACTATATCGCCGAGCATGTGGAGGACTGGTCGTACCTCAAGTTCCCCTACTACAGGGATTTCGGCTGGCCCGAGGGCACCTACCGGGTCGGCCCGCTGGGCCGCCTGAACGCGGCCGACGACATCGGCACCCCCATGGCCTCGGAGAAGCTCAAGGTCTTCAAGGCCATCGGTGCTGGGGCTCCGGTCAGCCAGACCCTCTACTACCACTACGCCCGGGTGATCGAGATCCTCTACGGCCTGGAGCGGGTCCGCCAGCTCCTGGACGACCCCGATATCCTCTCCCGGGAGATCCGGACCGTCTGGAGGGGGCTGACCGGCGAGGGGGTGGGCTGCCTGGAGGCCCCCCGGGGAACGCTCTTCCACCACTACTGGACCGACGGGAAGGGCACCCTCCTCAGGGCCAATCTCATCGTCGCCACGGGGCACAACAACGACGCCATGAACCGCTCGGTGGACGCCGTGGCCAAGGCCTTCATCAAGGACGGCGAACCCACCGAGGGGATGCTCAACCGGGTGGAGGCGGCCATACGGGCCCACGATCCCTGCCTCTCCTGCTCCACCCACGCCATGGGCCGGATGCCGCTCCATATCGAGATCCGCGATGCCGCAGGAAAGCCGGTGCGCACCCTGGAGCGGTCTCCGCGGTAGCGGTTGCAGTCCGGAACGATCGCCTCCCCCGGCGGGCAATCCGCCGGGGGATTATTTGTTATACTGGAAAGGAGTTATTCTGCTTTCAGTCAGCTGCGGCGGTCGCGGCTGTTCCCGCCTTCAGGTGCAGACACCGGGCCGCGGCCGGATGAGAGCTTCCCGGAGCGAAAAAAGGAGGGAACGAGGATGCCCAGGATTGACCCCTTCGAGCGGCACAGCGACGCCTACGACCGCTGGTTCGAGGAACACGCCGATCTCTACAGGGCGGAGCTGGAGGCGGTGCGGCGGCTGCTCCCGGAGGAACGGAGCGAAGGAATCGAGATCGGTGTGGGGTCCGGCAAGTTCGCCGCCCCGCTGGGGATCGCGAAGGGCGTGGAACCCTCGACGGCCATGGCCGCCAAAGCCCGGGAAGAGGGGATCGAGGTGGAATCCGGTGTCGCCGAGTCCCTTCCCTTCGAAGACGACTGCCTCGGGTTTGCCCTGATGGTGACCACCATCTGCTTTGTCGACGACATCGACGGGGCCTTCGGCGAGGCCTACCGCGTCCTCCGTCCCGGCGGGGCTCTCGTCGTCGGTTTTGTGGACCGGGAGAGCGACCTGGGCCGGCAGTACGAGAAACACAAGGACGAGAGCGCCTTCTACCGGGAGGCCACCTTCTTTTCCTCTATCGAGGTGCAGCGTCATCTCAGGGAGGCCGGTTTTTCTCTTGACCGGGTGATCCAGACCCTGCTTCCCGGCGACACCCCGCCGGAGATCATCATCGACGGATCGGGCTCCGGCGCCTTCGTGGTGATCCGTGCGCTGAAAGGCGGAGGGAAAAAGAGTGTCCCCTTGCCCTCGTGAGCAGGGTGCCCACCCTCCCGGGTCGGGGGAAGGATCCTCTTCCCCCTCCGCGGATCCGGCTTCCCCGGGTTGTCCCCTCTGCGGTTCCTGCGGGGTAGCGGTGCTCTGTGAAGACCGAAAACGCCGGTTCTACCGCTGTGCCCGCTGCCGGCTGGTCTTTGCCGACCCCGCATCCAGACCGTCCCGTGAGGCGGAGAAGCGGGTCTACGACCTGCACGAGAACGATCCGGGGGACCAGGGCTACCGCCGTTTCCTGAACCGGCTCGCCGCGCCGCTGCTGGAACGCCTGGGCGATCCGCCGCAGGAAGGCTTGGATTTCGGTTCCGGCCCGGGGCCGACGCTCTCGGTCATGCTGGAGGAGGCGGGGCACCGCATGTCCCTCTACGACCCCTTCTACGCCCCGGACCGCTCCGTTCTGGAGCGGCAGTACGACTTCGTGACCTGCTCGGAGGCCGTGGAGCACTTCCACCGGCCCGACAGGGAGTGGCGGCTGCTCTGCGGGCTGGTGAGACCGGGCGGTCTGCTGGCGGTGATGACCCAGATGGTTCCGGAGGACATGGCCTTCCGGGCATGGGGGTACAAGCGGGACCTCACCCACGTCAGCTTTTTCGACAGCGAGACCTTCCGCTACCTGGCCCGGCGGGACGGCCTCCGCTGTGAGATCGTCGGGCGGAGCGTCGTGCTGATGAGGAT encodes:
- a CDS encoding Ni/Fe hydrogenase subunit alpha produces the protein MGTKVTIAPVTRIEGHARITVHLNEEGGVDHTRFHVDQYRGFEKFCEGRPFFEMIGITPRICGICPVSHHLAAAKACDAVAGVTPPRPAALLRELMHMGQVIQSHALHFFHLASPDLLLGFDADPRIRNVIGLAGKDAELARKAVGLRKYGQEIIATLGEKKVHPHFAVPGGVNKALTAKEREEILGGLEEMTAIAREGLEIVENWAEANRELVDGFADLSTGYMGLVKGGNLELYDGTVRFCDAEGSVVSEFPPSAYLDYIAEHVEDWSYLKFPYYRDFGWPEGTYRVGPLGRLNAADDIGTPMASEKLKVFKAIGAGAPVSQTLYYHYARVIEILYGLERVRQLLDDPDILSREIRTVWRGLTGEGVGCLEAPRGTLFHHYWTDGKGTLLRANLIVATGHNNDAMNRSVDAVAKAFIKDGEPTEGMLNRVEAAIRAHDPCLSCSTHAMGRMPLHIEIRDAAGKPVRTLERSPR
- a CDS encoding class I SAM-dependent methyltransferase, which codes for MPRIDPFERHSDAYDRWFEEHADLYRAELEAVRRLLPEERSEGIEIGVGSGKFAAPLGIAKGVEPSTAMAAKAREEGIEVESGVAESLPFEDDCLGFALMVTTICFVDDIDGAFGEAYRVLRPGGALVVGFVDRESDLGRQYEKHKDESAFYREATFFSSIEVQRHLREAGFSLDRVIQTLLPGDTPPEIIIDGSGSGAFVVIRALKGGGKKSVPLPS
- a CDS encoding class I SAM-dependent methyltransferase → MLCEDRKRRFYRCARCRLVFADPASRPSREAEKRVYDLHENDPGDQGYRRFLNRLAAPLLERLGDPPQEGLDFGSGPGPTLSVMLEEAGHRMSLYDPFYAPDRSVLERQYDFVTCSEAVEHFHRPDREWRLLCGLVRPGGLLAVMTQMVPEDMAFRAWGYKRDLTHVSFFDSETFRYLARRDGLRCEIVGRSVVLMRIPEAS